DNA from Bacteroidales bacterium:
AACGGCAACACTTACCCTGCCATCGCATTGCCCTGGGGAATGAATTTCTGGACTCCCCAAACCGGAGAAATGGGCGATGGATGGGCTTACACCTATGATGCTTACAAAATCAGGGGTATCAAACAAACCCATCAACCCAGTCCGTGGGTTAATGACTATGGAGCCTTCAGCCTGATGGCGGTTACCGGAGATGTGAAGATCGATGAAGATTCCCGTGCCTCCTGGTTTTCTCATAAGGCAGAGGAGGCAAAACCAAACTACTACAGTGTCTATCTGGCCGACTACGATACAAAAGTTGAGGTTACCCCTACCGAACGGGCTGCCATATTTCGTTTCACCTTCCCCAAAACGGATTCAGCATTTATCCTGCTTGACGGCTTTTTTGAGGGTTCCTCCGTTACCATCGCTCCCGACAAACGAACCATCACAGGTTATGCGCGCAACAACTCAGGCGGTGTACCCGACAATTTCCATAATTATTTTGTGGCCCGTTTCGACAAGCCTTTCGAATACCAGGGAAGCTGGAGTGAAGGAGAATACACTCCCGGGAAGCTGAACGCTGAATCCGAACATTCGGGTGCCGTGGTTGGCTTTGATACAGAAAAGGGAGAAACGGTACATGTGAAAGTAGCATCTTCATTCATCAGCCCGGAGCAGGCCCGGTTGAACCTTGAAAGGGAAACAGGATCCAAAAGCTTTGAACAGGTCAGGGCAGAAGGCCGAAAAACCTGGAACAACGAACTGAATCGCATCAAAATCCATGGAGGAAGCCTCGATGAGCAGAGAACTTTTTATTCGTGTCTTTATCGTGTGTTGCTTTTCCCCCGCAAATTTTATGAATTCAATGAACAGGAAGAAATGGTACATTACAGTCCTTATAATGGTGAAGTAAAATCCGGCTACATGTTTACCGACAATGGTTTCTGGGACACCTTCAGGGCCGTATTCCCCTTCTTTACCCTTATGTACCCCGAGCTGAACAGCAATATCATGAAGGGACTAGTCAACACATACAAAGAGAGCGGATGGCTTCCCGAATGGGCCAGCCCCGGACACCGCAACGTAATGATCGGTTCCAACTCGGCTTCCATCATTGCCGACTCCTATTTGAAGGGCATCAAGGGTTACGATATCGAAACCCTGTATGAAGCCATGGTGAAAAATACCAAAGGACATGGGCCGGTGGAGTCCGTCGGCCGCTATGGCGCCGAATATTATAATGAACTGGGATATGTTCCCTACGATGTCGGAATCAATGAAAATGCCGCCCGCACCCTGGAATATGCCTATGCCGACTATACCATTATGGAACTGGCTGAAGAGTTGGGCAAACCAGAGGAAGAAATTGCCAAGTTTGCCGAAAGGGCACAAAATTACCGCAACCTGTTTGACCCCGAAACAAATCTTATGCGGGGTAAGAACGAAGACGGTACCTTCCAGTCGCCTTTCAATCCCTTTAAATGGGGCGATGCTTTTACCGAAGGCAATAGCTGGCACTACACCTGGTCGGTATTTCATGATGTGCAGGGACTTGCTGATCTCATGGGTGGCCGGCAGGCTTTTTCCGAAATGCTTGACTCGATATTTGCTCTGCCTCCAAAATTCGATGCTTCTTATTACGGATTTCCCATACACGAGATCCGGGAGATGCAGATTGTCAACATGGGGCAGTATGCACAT
Protein-coding regions in this window:
- a CDS encoding GH92 family glycosyl hydrolase, which encodes MNRIILLLAGVLLVITSCTRQSRESSKDPTDEPVDLVNPLMGTDSEFELSNGNTYPAIALPWGMNFWTPQTGEMGDGWAYTYDAYKIRGIKQTHQPSPWVNDYGAFSLMAVTGDVKIDEDSRASWFSHKAEEAKPNYYSVYLADYDTKVEVTPTERAAIFRFTFPKTDSAFILLDGFFEGSSVTIAPDKRTITGYARNNSGGVPDNFHNYFVARFDKPFEYQGSWSEGEYTPGKLNAESEHSGAVVGFDTEKGETVHVKVASSFISPEQARLNLERETGSKSFEQVRAEGRKTWNNELNRIKIHGGSLDEQRTFYSCLYRVLLFPRKFYEFNEQEEMVHYSPYNGEVKSGYMFTDNGFWDTFRAVFPFFTLMYPELNSNIMKGLVNTYKESGWLPEWASPGHRNVMIGSNSASIIADSYLKGIKGYDIETLYEAMVKNTKGHGPVESVGRYGAEYYNELGYVPYDVGINENAARTLEYAYADYTIMELAEELGKPEEEIAKFAERAQNYRNLFDPETNLMRGKNEDGTFQSPFNPFKWGDAFTEGNSWHYTWSVFHDVQGLADLMGGRQAFSEMLDSIFALPPKFDASYYGFPIHEIREMQIVNMGQYAHGNQPIQHMPYLYNYAGEPWKTQQWVREIMDRLYSPHPDGYCGDEDNGQTSAWYVFSSMGFYPVCPGQQNYALGSPLFDRIEVEMPEGNTLTINNVNNAPGNVYIQYVKLNGDHLEQNYIRHQTLQDGGELTFEMGPEPNKQRGADPESFPPSMSNEE